One part of the Nostoc sp. PCC 7120 = FACHB-418 genome encodes these proteins:
- a CDS encoding NB-ARC domain-containing protein produces the protein MIDTLLAPSLPNYYVERLEYSRELKTRLLKNSSDVGALVVTAIDGLASVGKSTLAMALAYDQEVQAHFCDGILWVTLGQQPNLLSLLSAWVQALGDYNFKPISVEATSNQLRTLLYEKAVLLIIDDVWNIEDAQAFNVGGASCQVLVTTRDAEIAEALGANPPCCLDVMEPSQAMELLTKKLGRSITAIEYQPAQDLASSVGYFPLALSLVAAEIASCTTWTQLLEDFQQEVARLKNLTRPKAEEITDETILKRLRLTASLNLSLKRMPKEKQEHFSWLGVLPKNVTITKMMAATLWKMDIYDAAKTLEYLENKAVLSPGVPLKDGTPTYRLHDLFHDLARNLLTAPPNPEDEDNLSGLGITLASAHATFLETYRNKTSENLWHTLPNDGYIHQHLVWHLSKAQKVEEIHELLREDSETGGNGWYEACARLSQTANFVTDVFRAWELAENSWTETTLAQVIGLQCRYALIIASLNSLTVDLPVGLLVALVEKNMWTPEQGLSYAIQSSNPSQKANLLTQLANHLPSKLKELALSKALAATRKIDTREAEDEKFRVQVLSSLAVKLPPELLPEALAVARQIEYESYRAQVLGSLADKLPPELLPEALVAAREIQDEEFRAQVLGSLADKLPELLPEALATARKTEDESRRARILSSLAVKLPPELLPEAVAAAREIQDEDSRVFVLSILVDKLPELLPEALAAAREIENSYNRRDALISLANKLPPELLPEAVAAAREIQDEANRAEVLGSLSDKLPELLPEALAAAREIEFESSRAYILSSLADKLPELLPEALAATREIQNGYNRADILSSLADKLPPELLSEALAVAREIEDEKYRAEALSSLADKLPELLPEALAAAREIEDEKYRNDALSSLANKLPPELLSEAVAVREIKDEKYRAYILSSLAAKLPELLPEALAAAREIQFESSRAQALRSLADKFPELLPEALAAAIEIQDEEYRAQALRSLADKLPPELLPEVVAATREIEYGEFRASILGSLAVQLPELLPEAVAAAREIEYDAFHSDALSNLANKFPEVLPEALAAAREILSEHCRADSLSSLADKLPPELLPEAVAAARETEDEYYRAYVLISLADKFPELLPEAVAAARGIQDEYPRSLALRSLADKLPELLPEALAATREIQDDGHNRAYNLSDLADKLPPELLPKALAAAREIQDEYYRANALSSLADKLPPELLPEALAAAREIQDEEYRADVLSNLADKLPELLPEAVAAARKIQDEEYRADVLSNLADKLPELLPEAVAAARKIQDEEYRADVLSNLADKLPELLPEAVAAARGIQDEKHRAQVLSSLVDKLLQIQKTQLFCLWGKTLHILSVYTRPGLLSDINILTPIIDTLGGEQALRDTASAIQDVSRWWQ, from the coding sequence ATGATTGATACCTTACTCGCACCATCTCTACCAAATTATTATGTAGAACGTCTCGAATACAGCCGAGAGTTAAAAACTCGTCTGCTGAAAAATTCATCAGATGTAGGTGCTTTGGTCGTGACAGCTATTGATGGCTTGGCTTCGGTTGGTAAATCTACCCTGGCAATGGCTTTGGCATATGACCAAGAGGTGCAAGCTCATTTTTGTGACGGGATTCTCTGGGTAACTTTAGGTCAACAGCCTAATCTTTTATCGCTGCTTAGTGCTTGGGTACAAGCATTGGGGGACTACAACTTTAAACCCATCAGTGTGGAAGCAACTTCCAATCAACTGCGTACATTGTTGTATGAAAAAGCTGTGCTGCTAATAATAGACGACGTTTGGAATATAGAGGATGCACAAGCATTTAATGTTGGTGGAGCTAGCTGTCAAGTTTTGGTAACAACCCGCGATGCAGAAATCGCCGAAGCTCTCGGAGCTAACCCCCCATGTTGTTTGGATGTGATGGAACCATCCCAAGCAATGGAACTGCTGACTAAAAAATTAGGACGCTCGATTACTGCTATAGAATATCAGCCAGCGCAAGATTTAGCTTCATCCGTTGGTTATTTCCCTCTGGCGTTGTCATTGGTAGCTGCTGAAATCGCCAGTTGTACAACTTGGACTCAATTATTAGAGGATTTTCAGCAAGAGGTAGCGCGATTAAAAAATCTTACTCGACCAAAAGCAGAAGAAATTACTGATGAAACCATTTTAAAACGCTTGCGCTTAACAGCATCATTAAATTTGAGTCTCAAGCGAATGCCTAAAGAAAAGCAGGAGCATTTTTCTTGGTTGGGGGTATTACCGAAAAATGTTACCATCACTAAGATGATGGCAGCGACTCTATGGAAAATGGATATATATGATGCTGCTAAGACATTGGAATACTTAGAAAATAAAGCAGTTTTATCGCCTGGAGTTCCTTTAAAAGATGGGACACCAACGTACCGTTTACATGACTTATTTCATGACTTAGCACGTAATTTGTTGACTGCTCCACCAAACCCAGAGGATGAAGATAATCTATCGGGGTTGGGTATAACTTTAGCCTCTGCTCACGCTACTTTTTTGGAGACATACCGAAATAAAACCTCTGAAAATCTTTGGCATACCTTACCCAATGACGGGTATATCCATCAGCATTTAGTTTGGCATTTGTCCAAGGCTCAAAAGGTAGAAGAAATTCACGAATTATTACGAGAAGATTCAGAAACAGGAGGTAATGGTTGGTACGAAGCTTGCGCGCGCCTATCACAAACTGCCAATTTTGTAACTGATGTTTTTCGTGCTTGGGAATTGGCAGAAAACTCCTGGACTGAAACAACCTTGGCTCAAGTTATTGGGTTGCAGTGTCGCTATGCTTTAATTATTGCATCCCTTAATAGTTTAACAGTGGATTTACCAGTAGGGCTGTTGGTTGCGTTAGTTGAAAAAAATATGTGGACTCCTGAGCAAGGACTCAGTTACGCAATACAAAGCTCGAATCCATCACAGAAAGCAAACTTGCTTACACAGCTAGCCAATCATTTGCCATCAAAGTTAAAAGAATTAGCACTGTCGAAAGCTCTGGCTGCTACTAGGAAGATTGATACCAGGGAGGCTGAGGATGAAAAGTTTCGCGTCCAGGTACTAAGTAGTTTGGCTGTTAAACTGCCACCAGAATTATTACCAGAGGCTCTGGCTGTTGCCAGGCAGATTGAGTATGAGAGCTATCGCGCCCAGGTACTAGGTAGTTTGGCTGACAAATTACCGCCAGAATTGTTACCAGAGGCTCTGGTTGCTGCCAGGGAGATTCAGGATGAGGAGTTTCGCGCCCAGGTACTAGGTAGTTTGGCTGATAAATTGCCAGAATTGTTACCAGAGGCTCTAGCTACTGCCAGAAAGACTGAGGATGAGTCTAGGCGTGCTCGAATTCTAAGTAGTTTGGCTGTTAAATTGCCACCAGAATTGTTACCAGAGGCTGTGGCTGCTGCCAGGGAGATTCAGGATGAGGATTCTCGTGTCTTTGTTCTAAGTATTTTGGTTGATAAATTGCCAGAATTATTACCAGAGGCGTTGGCTGCTGCCAGGGAGATTGAGAATAGCTACAATCGCCGCGATGCTCTAATTAGTTTGGCTAATAAATTACCACCAGAATTGTTACCAGAGGCTGTGGCTGCTGCCAGGGAAATTCAGGATGAGGCGAATCGCGCCGAAGTACTGGGAAGTTTGAGTGATAAATTGCCAGAACTGTTACCAGAGGCGTTGGCTGCTGCCAGGGAGATTGAGTTTGAATCAAGTCGCGCCTATATTCTAAGTAGTTTGGCTGATAAATTGCCAGAATTATTACCAGAGGCTCTCGCTGCTACCAGGGAGATTCAGAATGGTTATAATCGCGCTGATATTCTAAGTAGTTTGGCTGATAAATTGCCACCAGAATTGTTATCAGAGGCTCTCGCTGTTGCCAGGGAAATTGAGGATGAAAAGTATCGCGCCGAAGCCTTAAGTAGTTTGGCTGATAAATTACCAGAATTATTACCAGAGGCTCTCGCTGCTGCCAGGGAGATTGAGGATGAAAAGTATCGCAACGATGCTCTAAGTAGTTTAGCAAATAAATTACCACCAGAATTGTTATCAGAGGCTGTGGCTGTCAGAGAGATTAAGGATGAGAAGTATCGCGCCTATATTCTCAGTAGTTTGGCTGCGAAATTGCCGGAATTGTTACCAGAGGCTCTAGCTGCTGCCAGGGAGATTCAGTTTGAGTCAAGTCGCGCCCAAGCCTTAAGAAGTTTGGCTGATAAATTTCCAGAATTGTTACCAGAGGCTCTAGCTGCTGCCATAGAGATTCAGGATGAGGAGTATCGCGCCCAAGCCTTAAGAAGTTTGGCTGATAAATTGCCACCAGAATTGCTACCAGAAGTTGTGGCTGCTACTAGGGAGATTGAATATGGAGAGTTTCGCGCCTCTATTCTGGGTAGTTTGGCTGTTCAGTTGCCAGAATTGTTACCAGAGGCTGTAGCTGCTGCTAGGGAGATCGAGTATGATGCGTTTCATTCCGATGCTCTAAGTAATTTGGCTAATAAATTCCCAGAAGTGCTACCAGAGGCTCTGGCTGCTGCCAGGGAGATTCTGAGTGAGCATTGTCGCGCCGATAGCTTAAGTAGTTTGGCTGATAAATTGCCACCTGAATTATTACCAGAGGCTGTGGCTGCTGCCAGGGAGACTGAGGATGAGTACTATCGCGCCTATGTTCTAATAAGTCTAGCTGATAAATTCCCAGAATTATTACCAGAGGCGGTAGCTGCTGCCAGGGGGATTCAGGATGAGTATCCTCGTTCCTTAGCCCTAAGAAGTTTGGCTGATAAATTGCCAGAATTATTACCAGAGGCTCTCGCTGCTACCAGGGAGATTCAGGATGACGGGCATAATCGCGCCTATAATCTAAGTGATTTGGCTGATAAATTGCCACCAGAATTGTTACCAAAGGCTCTGGCAGCAGCCAGGGAAATTCAGGATGAGTACTATCGCGCCAATGCCTTAAGTAGTTTGGCTGATAAATTGCCACCAGAATTGTTACCAGAGGCTCTGGCTGCTGCTAGGGAGATTCAGGATGAAGAGTATCGTGCTGATGTTCTAAGTAATTTGGCTGATAAATTGCCAGAATTGTTACCAGAGGCTGTGGCTGCTGCTAGGAAGATTCAGGATGAAGAGTATCGTGCTGATGTTCTAAGTAATTTGGCTGATAAATTGCCAGAATTGTTACCAGAGGCTGTGGCTGCTGCTAGGAAGATTCAGGATGAAGAGTATCGTGCTGATGTTCTAAGTAATTTGGCTGATAAATTGCCAGAATTGTTACCAGAGGCTGTGGCTGCTGCCAGGGGGATTCAGGATGAGAAGCATCGCGCCCAAGTCCTGAGTAGTTTGGTGGATAAACTTTTACAAATACAAAAAACTCAACTTTTTTGTCTCTGGGGAAAAACTCTTCACATCTTATCTGTTTACACTCGCCCAGGCTTACTTAGTGATATAAATATACTAACTCCAATTATAGATACTTTAGGTGGCGAACAAGCATTGAGAGATACAGCTTCTGCTATCCAAGATGTTTCACGGTGGTGGCAATAA
- a CDS encoding molybdenum cofactor biosynthesis protein MoaE, producing the protein MKSVLPSTPIVTLKPKIEDSFAITFAPLSLEEIHALADDSANGAVVVMSGMVRNQTDGKPVVSLEYQAYEPMALRVFYQIAADIRSAWPAVNRVVIHHRIGRLQVGQISVLVAIGCPHRSEAFAACRYAIDTLKHNAPIWKKEHWQDGSSTWVSIGACEQSGQNC; encoded by the coding sequence ATGAAATCAGTGCTGCCATCTACACCCATTGTTACGCTCAAACCCAAAATTGAAGATAGTTTTGCTATCACTTTCGCACCTTTATCTCTAGAAGAAATTCATGCTCTAGCCGATGACTCGGCTAATGGTGCGGTGGTAGTAATGAGTGGGATGGTTCGCAATCAAACCGATGGAAAACCTGTAGTTTCCTTAGAATATCAAGCTTATGAACCAATGGCATTGCGTGTATTTTATCAAATAGCGGCAGACATTCGCTCGGCTTGGCCTGCTGTCAATCGGGTAGTGATTCATCATCGTATTGGGCGTTTGCAGGTAGGACAAATCAGCGTTTTAGTAGCCATAGGTTGTCCCCATCGTAGTGAGGCATTTGCAGCCTGTCGCTATGCAATTGATACCCTGAAACATAACGCCCCCATTTGGAAAAAAGAACATTGGCAAGATGGTTCTAGCACTTGGGTAAGTATTGGTGCTTGTGAACAGTCAGGACAAAATTGCTAA